The Solanum lycopersicum chromosome 9, SLM_r2.1 genome window below encodes:
- the LOC138338197 gene encoding uncharacterized protein: MMGSKEFLFLGILLAIFAMISCETSMKLDDKNDEYHDGYNGIGGYSGDGRGKYNTGYNSPRDKYKSPSEEYKSPGDKYRSPYDKYKPPSDEYKYSRDKYNFPHDKYKAPRDEYKHAGDNYNPSRDKYKPPSEEYKSPGDKYKSPGDKYRSPYDKYKPPSDEYKYPRDKYNSPHDKYKPPRYEYKHAGDNYNPSHDKYKPPRDEYKHEGDNYNPSRDKYKPYRDEYKHEGDNYNPSHDKYKPPSDDYKFPGDKYKSPDNEYKSPSDKYKPPNDKYKP; encoded by the coding sequence CAATGAAATTGGATGACAAGAATGATGAATACCATGATGGATATAATGGCATTGGCGGATATTCTGGTGATGGACGTGGCAAATATAATACTGGATATAACTCTCCACGTGATAAATATAAGTCCCCTAGTGAAGAATATAAGTCTCCAGGTGACAAATATAGATCCCCATATGACAAATACAAACCTCCTAGTGATGAGTACAAATATTCACGTGACAAATATAACTTCCCACATGATAAATATAAGGCTCCTAGAGATGAATATAAACATGCAGGTGACAACTATAATCCCTCACGTGATAAATATAAGCCCCCAAGTGAGGAATACAAGTCTCCAGGTGACAAATACAAATCTCCAGGTGACAAATATAGATCCCCATATGATAAGTACAAACCCCCTAGTGATGAGTACAAATATCCACGTGACAAGTATAACTCTCCACATGACAAATATAAGCCTCCTAGATATGAATATAAACATGCAGGTGACAACTATAATCCCTCACATGATAAATATAAGCCTCCTAGAGATGAATATAAACATGAAGGTGACAACTATAATCCCTCACGTGACAAATATAAGCCTTATAGAGATGAATATAAACATGAAGGTGACAACTATAATCCCTCACATGATAAATATAAGCCCCCAAGTGACGATTACAAGTTTCCAGGTGACAAATACAAATCCCCTGATAATGAATACAAATCTCCAAGTGACAAATATAAGCCCCCTAATGACAAATACAAGCCTTGA